In one Verrucomicrobiia bacterium genomic region, the following are encoded:
- a CDS encoding IS66 family transposase — protein FTNNEAERAFRMMKVRLKISGCFRTLDGARRHARIRSYISTLRKHGLPVLEYLRLALDGRPFLPQGAKST, from the coding sequence TTCACCAACAACGAAGCCGAACGGGCCTTTCGCATGATGAAGGTCCGGCTGAAGATCTCCGGCTGCTTTCGCACCCTCGACGGCGCTCGTCGCCACGCCCGCATCCGCAGCTACATCTCAACTCTCCGCAAACACGGCCTGCCCGTCCTCGAATACCTCCGCCTCGCTCTTGATGGCCGCCCTTTCCTGCCTCAAGGCGCAAAATCGACCTGA